A window of Lysobacter terrestris contains these coding sequences:
- a CDS encoding response regulator transcription factor produces MHAEQERTMRADAAVFAAPLLAELDFGRDVITVMTACAHPGRHAAWLSALARESDFVIVDAPVTDAACLTTSLDRHRPTVLLLDAAVLDRLDPMSLRRIHQRCPEVRVLLVAEQASHRAAVDVLRNHFQGLLPATSAADLCLKAIRAVSRGELWLSRQLLAQVVTDPGWPFVPVDAVVPAEPERLQAMGSLTRRELQVVARLHRGSSNKEIARELGIMEDTVKKHLKSVFAKLGVRRRALVMLQASTAS; encoded by the coding sequence ATGCATGCAGAACAAGAACGCACGATGCGTGCGGACGCCGCCGTCTTCGCGGCACCGCTGCTCGCGGAACTGGACTTCGGTCGCGACGTCATCACGGTGATGACCGCGTGCGCGCACCCGGGCCGGCATGCCGCGTGGCTGTCCGCGCTGGCGCGCGAATCCGACTTCGTGATCGTGGACGCGCCGGTCACCGATGCAGCGTGCCTGACGACCAGCCTGGACCGCCATCGGCCCACCGTGCTGCTGCTCGATGCGGCCGTGCTGGACCGCCTGGATCCGATGTCGCTGCGCCGGATCCACCAGCGTTGCCCGGAGGTGCGCGTGCTGCTGGTGGCGGAACAGGCGTCGCATCGCGCCGCCGTCGACGTGTTGCGCAACCACTTCCAGGGGTTGCTGCCGGCCACGAGCGCCGCCGATCTCTGCCTCAAGGCGATCCGTGCGGTCAGCCGCGGCGAACTGTGGCTGTCGCGCCAGTTGCTGGCGCAGGTCGTCACCGACCCGGGCTGGCCCTTCGTGCCGGTGGACGCCGTGGTGCCGGCCGAACCCGAGCGCCTGCAAGCGATGGGCTCGCTCACGCGCCGGGAACTTCAGGTCGTCGCGCGCCTGCACCGCGGTTCCAGCAACAAGGAAATCGCGCGCGAACTCGGGATCATGGAAGACACGGTGAAGAAGCACCTGAAAAGCGTCTTCGCCAAGCTCGGCGTGCGCCGCCGCGCGCTGGTGATGCTGCAGGCGTCGACCGCGTCTTGA
- a CDS encoding EamA family transporter: MSTHLATLIRTVVILLVLAPFVWLTGKWSNPLALPSRTLWFLALSALATGASWVCYFRALQLGQASQVAPVDKLSVVLVAVFAYALLGERPSAREWLGIAMVAGGVLLLALQRKSLGGA, from the coding sequence GTGTCGACCCACCTCGCCACGCTGATCCGCACCGTTGTCATCCTGCTGGTGCTCGCCCCCTTCGTCTGGCTGACGGGGAAATGGAGCAACCCGCTCGCGCTGCCGTCGCGGACCTTGTGGTTCCTGGCGCTTTCCGCCCTGGCCACGGGTGCGTCCTGGGTCTGCTACTTCCGCGCGCTGCAGCTGGGCCAGGCGTCGCAGGTCGCGCCCGTCGACAAGCTCAGCGTGGTGCTGGTGGCGGTGTTTGCCTATGCACTGCTCGGCGAGCGCCCGTCGGCGCGGGAATGGCTGGGAATCGCCATGGTGGCGGGCGGCGTGCTCCTGCTGGCCCTGCAGCGCAAATCGTTGGGCGGGGCCTGA
- a CDS encoding COG4705 family protein, whose amino-acid sequence MTDVRDVATSKVPEITLGFWAIKVLATTLGETGGDAVSMSMGLGYLAGTAIFMVAFVAAVLAQVSSKRFSPALYWATIIASTTVGTTLADFADRSLGIGYPGGSLLLLGLLLASLFAWHRVLGSVNVRSVSTPQAEGFYWLTIMLSQTLGTALGDWTADTAGLGYLGAAGVFSGLLLLVATLYKWTAMSRTLLFWAAFILTRPFGAVVGDFLDKPIAEGGLELSRYSATLVLLALITAGVVLLPQRAARTAH is encoded by the coding sequence ATGACGGACGTGCGCGACGTCGCAACAAGCAAGGTTCCGGAAATCACCCTGGGGTTCTGGGCGATCAAGGTGCTGGCCACCACGCTGGGCGAAACCGGTGGCGATGCCGTTTCGATGTCCATGGGGCTGGGCTACCTGGCGGGTACCGCCATCTTCATGGTGGCGTTCGTCGCGGCCGTCCTCGCACAGGTGTCCAGCAAGCGCTTCAGTCCCGCGCTGTACTGGGCGACGATCATTGCCTCGACCACCGTCGGCACCACGCTCGCGGACTTTGCCGACCGCTCGCTCGGCATCGGCTACCCAGGCGGCTCCTTGCTGCTGCTGGGGTTGTTGCTGGCGTCGTTGTTCGCCTGGCACCGCGTGCTCGGCTCGGTGAACGTGCGCTCGGTGAGCACGCCGCAGGCGGAAGGCTTCTACTGGCTGACGATCATGCTGTCGCAGACGCTGGGCACGGCGCTGGGCGACTGGACGGCCGACACCGCCGGGTTGGGTTACCTGGGTGCGGCCGGCGTCTTCAGCGGCCTGCTGCTGCTGGTGGCGACGCTCTACAAGTGGACGGCGATGTCGCGCACGCTGCTGTTCTGGGCGGCGTTCATCCTGACCCGACCGTTCGGCGCGGTGGTGGGCGATTTCCTCGACAAGCCGATCGCCGAGGGCGGTCTCGAGCTGAGTCGCTACTCCGCGACGCTGGTCCTGCTGGCACTGATCACCGCGGGTGTCGTCCTGCTGCCGCAGCGGGCGGCGCGCACGGCGCACTGA
- a CDS encoding DoxX family protein, protein MTAMHDEALLVARLFLGIPFIVWGALKLRGGEAKLVPMLAALGLPDATFLAYLVGFCEFVGGVAVTVGYPVRTVGILLGLWCLLTGYAAHRSDINQLLAHVAMAGGFFLLAATGAGALALFGGAPTGWFAYLP, encoded by the coding sequence ATGACCGCCATGCACGACGAAGCGCTGCTGGTCGCCCGTCTGTTCCTGGGCATCCCTTTCATCGTGTGGGGCGCGCTGAAGCTGCGTGGCGGCGAGGCCAAGCTGGTGCCGATGCTTGCGGCGCTCGGCCTGCCCGACGCCACCTTTCTCGCGTACCTGGTCGGGTTCTGCGAATTCGTCGGCGGCGTGGCGGTGACCGTCGGCTATCCGGTGCGCACGGTCGGCATCCTGCTCGGGCTGTGGTGCCTGCTGACGGGTTACGCGGCGCACCGGAGCGACATCAACCAGTTGCTGGCGCACGTGGCGATGGCCGGCGGCTTCTTCCTGCTGGCCGCCACCGGCGCGGGCGCGCTGGCCCTGTTCGGCGGCGCGCCAACGGGGTGGTTCGCCTACCTGCCGTAG
- a CDS encoding DUF4344 domain-containing metallopeptidase, with protein sequence MKLKLIILLSLALGLVSGAFLYSLLSLKPRQQELAAARAQGRADAEQAMADEMAALKPVVLKKVAGAENKPDGVRFAYEYVKPKNPDLEPFYKLAHDGDLLKQLPEIQAIDGLLMLPRPIKFVMAECREPNAFYSAERAEVVMCYETLQVLLERGQHLAQEQKLGDDYAQKYLAANLRFILLHETGHALIDLLEIPITGREEDAVDQLATTLMQRFAGLDESSRQTADNLRMASNWFLARSTGQYNLDAYADEHALGEQRYFNLQCLIYGRNPARYIGIVTDGDLPEARAKTCPAEARRVDKAWLRLLLPHVAPKYEMTEEKANRLFEQRERERNRNAEVPYVR encoded by the coding sequence ATGAAGCTGAAGCTGATCATCCTGCTGTCGCTGGCCCTGGGCCTGGTCAGCGGCGCCTTCCTGTATTCGCTGCTGTCGCTGAAGCCGCGCCAGCAGGAGCTGGCCGCCGCGCGCGCGCAGGGCCGCGCCGACGCCGAGCAGGCGATGGCGGACGAGATGGCCGCGCTCAAGCCGGTGGTGCTGAAGAAGGTCGCCGGCGCCGAGAACAAGCCCGACGGCGTGCGCTTCGCCTACGAATACGTCAAGCCGAAGAACCCCGATCTCGAACCGTTCTACAAGCTCGCCCACGACGGCGACCTGCTGAAGCAGCTGCCCGAGATCCAGGCCATCGACGGCCTGCTGATGCTGCCGCGGCCGATCAAGTTCGTGATGGCCGAATGCCGCGAGCCGAACGCGTTCTATTCGGCCGAACGCGCCGAAGTGGTGATGTGCTACGAGACCCTGCAGGTGCTGCTCGAACGAGGCCAGCACCTCGCGCAGGAACAGAAGCTCGGCGACGACTACGCGCAGAAGTACCTCGCCGCCAACCTGCGCTTCATCCTGCTGCACGAGACCGGCCACGCCCTGATCGACCTGCTGGAGATCCCGATCACCGGCCGCGAGGAAGACGCGGTCGACCAGCTCGCCACCACGCTGATGCAGCGCTTCGCCGGCCTCGACGAATCCTCGCGCCAGACCGCCGACAACCTGCGCATGGCCTCGAACTGGTTCCTCGCCCGCAGCACCGGCCAGTACAACCTCGATGCCTACGCCGACGAACATGCGTTGGGCGAACAGCGCTACTTCAACCTGCAATGCCTGATCTACGGGCGCAACCCGGCGCGCTACATCGGCATCGTCACCGACGGCGACCTGCCCGAGGCGCGCGCGAAGACCTGCCCGGCCGAGGCGCGCCGCGTCGACAAGGCCTGGCTGCGCCTGCTGCTGCCGCACGTGGCGCCGAAGTACGAGATGACCGAGGAAAAGGCCAACCGCCTGTTCGAGCAGCGCGAACGCGAACGCAACCGCAACGCGGAAGTGCCGTACGTGCGTTGA
- a CDS encoding LysR substrate-binding domain-containing protein — MSRPPLHALQGFVVAARAGNLSRAAESLHLTVSALSHQIRGLEERLGQRLFVRVARGVELTADGQSLFERVSPHFDAIEQALQPYRARRDDVLTITLMPSFASSWLVPRLPRFLAAHPQIEINLQSTVNKVDFERQTDIDAGLRYGPGEWPGLHAVHLFDDWVVPTVSPELVARLGRPTLDTLGDFPLLGAPGGRWSDWFAAFGGTAPKRFVANFDDSETLHRAAVEGLGVALGRLTLTRPLVEAGLLTTLFEERLKAEFAHYLVFPERSARHRGLHAFRDWLLQEAQHYSASAECVQARARGRTATPAKPRAKQRSR, encoded by the coding sequence ATGAGCCGGCCCCCGTTGCACGCCCTGCAGGGCTTCGTGGTCGCCGCGCGCGCGGGCAACCTGTCGCGCGCGGCCGAGTCGCTGCACCTCACCGTGAGCGCGCTCAGCCACCAGATCCGCGGGCTCGAGGAACGCCTGGGCCAGCGCCTGTTCGTGCGCGTCGCGCGCGGGGTCGAACTCACCGCCGACGGGCAGAGCCTGTTCGAACGCGTGTCGCCGCACTTCGATGCGATCGAGCAGGCGTTGCAGCCGTACCGCGCGCGCCGCGACGACGTACTGACGATCACGCTGATGCCGTCGTTCGCCTCGAGCTGGCTGGTGCCGCGGCTGCCGCGCTTCCTCGCCGCGCATCCGCAGATCGAGATCAACCTGCAGTCGACGGTGAACAAGGTCGACTTCGAACGCCAGACCGACATCGATGCGGGCCTGCGTTACGGCCCGGGCGAATGGCCGGGGCTGCACGCGGTGCACCTGTTCGACGACTGGGTCGTGCCGACGGTGAGTCCGGAACTGGTCGCACGATTGGGCCGGCCGACGCTGGACACGCTCGGCGACTTCCCGTTGCTCGGCGCCCCCGGCGGGCGCTGGAGCGACTGGTTCGCGGCGTTCGGCGGCACCGCGCCGAAGCGCTTCGTCGCCAACTTCGACGATTCCGAGACGCTGCACCGCGCCGCGGTGGAAGGGCTCGGCGTCGCCCTGGGCCGACTCACGCTGACGCGGCCGCTGGTGGAGGCGGGCCTGCTGACCACGCTGTTCGAGGAGCGGCTGAAGGCGGAGTTCGCGCATTACCTGGTGTTCCCGGAACGCTCGGCACGGCACCGCGGCCTGCACGCGTTCCGCGACTGGCTGTTGCAGGAAGCGCAGCACTACAGCGCTTCGGCCGAGTGCGTGCAGGCGCGCGCGCGCGGCCGCACGGCGACCCCGGCGAAGCCACGCGCGAAGCAGCGTTCGCGCTGA
- a CDS encoding class I SAM-dependent methyltransferase, with product MNRLLPSVVLLSAALAACTTTAPPAATDGASAQASATVAADLPALDAALAGRWRDAKNSARDGYRHPRETLAFFGVGPAQTVVEITPGGGWYAEVLAPYLRARGHYVAAVWDDAIPGQPGYRYGLNKALRAKFAADPAVYGTPDVRVFDPAAPVFGAPGSADVVLTFRNAHNWVADGNADAYFQAFFTVLKPGGTLGVVDHRAKAGTDLATMKESGYLTEALVIEHATRAGFVLEAQSGINANPKDTTEHPNGVWTLPPVNRHDAADDAKYQAIGESDRMTLRFRKPR from the coding sequence ATGAATCGCCTGCTGCCGTCCGTCGTTCTGCTGTCCGCCGCCCTTGCCGCGTGCACCACCACCGCGCCCCCCGCCGCGACCGACGGCGCCAGCGCACAGGCGAGCGCCACGGTGGCCGCCGACCTGCCGGCGCTGGACGCCGCGCTCGCCGGCCGCTGGCGCGACGCGAAGAACAGCGCGCGCGACGGCTACCGCCATCCGCGCGAGACGCTGGCGTTCTTCGGCGTCGGCCCCGCGCAGACGGTGGTCGAGATCACCCCCGGCGGCGGCTGGTACGCGGAAGTGCTCGCGCCGTACCTGCGCGCGCGCGGCCACTACGTCGCCGCGGTGTGGGACGACGCGATCCCGGGCCAGCCCGGCTATCGCTACGGCCTCAACAAGGCGCTGCGGGCGAAGTTCGCCGCCGATCCCGCGGTGTACGGCACGCCCGACGTGCGCGTGTTCGATCCGGCCGCACCGGTGTTCGGCGCGCCCGGTTCCGCCGACGTGGTGCTGACCTTCCGCAACGCGCACAACTGGGTCGCCGACGGCAATGCCGACGCGTACTTCCAGGCGTTCTTCACCGTGCTCAAGCCGGGCGGCACGCTCGGCGTGGTCGACCACCGCGCCAAGGCGGGCACCGACCTGGCGACGATGAAGGAGTCGGGCTACCTCACCGAAGCGCTGGTGATCGAGCACGCGACCCGCGCCGGCTTCGTGCTGGAAGCGCAGAGCGGGATCAACGCCAATCCGAAGGACACCACCGAGCATCCCAATGGCGTGTGGACGCTGCCGCCGGTCAACCGCCACGACGCGGCCGACGATGCGAAGTACCAGGCGATCGGCGAAAGCGACCGGATGACCTTGCGGTTCCGCAAGCCGCGCTGA
- a CDS encoding pseudouridine synthase: MLIALNKPYGVLCQFTDRSTPPRRTLAEFGLPPDVYAAGRLDHDSEGLLLLTDDGGLAHRLTDPKHKLAKTYWVQVEGDPDDAQLAALRRGVELNDGRTRPAQARRIDAPALWPRDPPVRFRKSVPDAWLEIAISEGRNRQVRRMTAAVGLPTLRLVRVAIGPHRLDDLAPGTWRPL; this comes from the coding sequence ATGCTGATCGCCCTCAACAAGCCCTACGGCGTGCTGTGTCAGTTCACCGATCGCAGCACGCCGCCGCGCCGCACCCTGGCCGAATTCGGCCTGCCGCCGGACGTGTATGCCGCAGGCCGGCTCGACCACGACAGCGAAGGCCTGCTGCTGCTCACCGACGACGGCGGCCTCGCCCATCGCCTGACCGACCCGAAGCACAAGCTGGCCAAGACCTACTGGGTGCAGGTCGAAGGCGACCCCGACGACGCGCAACTCGCGGCGCTGCGGCGCGGCGTCGAGCTCAACGACGGCCGCACGCGCCCGGCGCAGGCGCGGCGCATCGATGCGCCGGCGCTGTGGCCGCGCGACCCGCCGGTGCGCTTCCGCAAGTCCGTGCCCGATGCCTGGCTGGAAATCGCCATCAGCGAAGGCCGCAACCGCCAGGTGCGGCGCATGACCGCCGCGGTCGGGCTGCCGACGCTGCGACTGGTGCGGGTGGCGATCGGGCCGCACCGGCTCGACGACCTCGCCCCCGGAACATGGCGGCCGCTGTAG
- a CDS encoding hybrid sensor histidine kinase/response regulator, which yields MSYVAPNGRILVVDDQPVNLRVVSSLLSRQGYDVIVAGSGDEALERYRETAPDLVLLDMIMPGMDGFDVLKALEALPPPVAPVVFVTAAQDRDMLLRAFEAGVVDYVTKPFLPEELLARVNAHIGLKLTRDRLERVAREREELVNLVAHDLKNPLSSVLFASDLLRAEGCRPERVPHYLAVIHESAQDALGYIREYLETSMGAATARPDLQAGLADTLDWLLRRYGMQLEARGIRVVVTPPPAEARVRIDERVLRQVAENLVSNALKYAPDSELTLAVRSGAPGYWQLLVADRGPGIPAHQQRLLFKPFTRLQDRDDGISNGLGLSLAKQIIAGAGGQLWYEEREGGGALFVIELPEATVAPATGHAVPTPTAP from the coding sequence ATGAGCTACGTCGCCCCAAACGGCCGCATCCTTGTCGTCGACGACCAGCCGGTCAACCTGCGCGTCGTCAGCAGCCTGCTGTCGCGGCAGGGCTACGACGTCATCGTCGCCGGCAGCGGCGACGAAGCACTGGAGCGCTACCGGGAGACCGCCCCGGACCTGGTCCTGCTCGACATGATCATGCCCGGCATGGACGGCTTCGACGTGCTCAAGGCGCTGGAAGCGCTGCCGCCGCCGGTGGCGCCGGTGGTGTTCGTGACCGCCGCGCAGGACCGCGACATGCTGCTGCGCGCCTTCGAAGCCGGCGTGGTCGACTACGTCACCAAGCCGTTCCTGCCCGAGGAGTTGCTCGCGCGCGTCAACGCGCACATCGGCCTCAAGCTCACCCGCGACCGCCTCGAACGCGTCGCCCGCGAGCGCGAGGAACTGGTGAACCTGGTCGCCCACGACCTCAAGAACCCGCTCAGCAGCGTGCTGTTCGCCAGCGACCTGCTGCGCGCCGAGGGCTGCCGGCCCGAGCGCGTGCCGCATTACCTCGCGGTGATCCACGAAAGCGCGCAGGACGCGCTGGGCTACATCCGCGAATACCTGGAAACCAGCATGGGCGCGGCCACCGCGCGCCCCGACCTGCAGGCGGGCCTGGCCGACACGCTGGACTGGCTGCTGCGCCGCTACGGCATGCAGCTGGAAGCGCGGGGCATCCGCGTGGTCGTCACGCCGCCACCGGCGGAGGCGCGCGTGCGCATCGACGAGCGCGTGCTGCGCCAGGTCGCCGAGAACCTGGTCTCCAACGCGCTGAAGTACGCGCCCGACAGCGAACTCACCCTGGCCGTGCGCAGCGGTGCACCGGGCTACTGGCAGCTGCTCGTCGCCGATCGCGGCCCGGGCATCCCGGCGCACCAGCAGCGCCTGCTGTTCAAGCCGTTCACCCGGTTGCAGGACCGCGACGATGGCATCTCCAACGGCCTGGGCCTGTCGCTGGCCAAGCAGATCATCGCCGGTGCCGGCGGCCAGCTCTGGTACGAGGAGCGCGAAGGCGGTGGCGCGCTGTTCGTGATCGAGCTGCCCGAAGCAACGGTCGCGCCCGCCACCGGCCACGCAGTCCCGACGCCGACGGCGCCGTAA
- a CDS encoding Fe2+-dependent dioxygenase, with protein sequence MIRLLSQVLNNAELQAVREWLPQIAFGDGRITNQASGVKHNLQAPQEDPVNARIAQLARDALARHPDLRTYAMPRTMARTTVVRYEPGMTYGWHVDEALFPSTPPMRSDLSCTIFLSDPADYDGGELTIQLGAQELSYKLKAGDAILYPSTTIHQVAPVTRGVRVAAITWLHSWIADTNQRELLVQLDEARSIAARGAAPGDPRLQVLLESLKTNLFRMWADT encoded by the coding sequence ATGATTCGCCTCCTGTCCCAAGTCCTCAACAACGCGGAACTGCAGGCGGTGCGCGAATGGTTGCCGCAGATCGCGTTCGGCGACGGCCGCATCACCAACCAGGCCTCGGGCGTGAAGCACAACCTGCAGGCGCCGCAGGAGGATCCGGTCAACGCGCGCATCGCCCAGCTCGCGCGCGACGCGCTGGCGCGGCACCCGGACCTGCGCACCTACGCGATGCCGCGCACCATGGCGCGCACCACCGTCGTGCGCTACGAACCGGGCATGACCTACGGCTGGCATGTCGACGAAGCGCTGTTCCCGTCGACGCCGCCGATGCGCAGCGACCTGTCGTGCACGATCTTCCTCAGCGACCCGGCCGACTACGACGGCGGCGAGCTGACCATCCAGCTCGGCGCGCAGGAACTGTCCTACAAGCTCAAGGCCGGCGACGCGATCCTGTATCCGTCGACGACCATCCACCAGGTCGCGCCGGTGACCCGCGGCGTACGCGTGGCGGCGATCACCTGGCTGCACAGCTGGATCGCCGACACCAACCAGCGCGAACTGCTGGTGCAGCTCGACGAGGCCCGCAGCATCGCCGCGCGCGGCGCAGCGCCGGGCGATCCGCGCCTGCAGGTACTGCTCGAATCGCTGAAGACCAACCTGTTCCGGATGTGGGCCGATACCTGA
- a CDS encoding sulfotransferase, whose translation MTPLADPHFLPFKLDPVTRRVLLLRMDAVQRREAAFLDERALKPDAEGGWLPLATLRDATLEPAPPAAAIFHIGHCGSTLLSRLLEAWPGVQSLREPLPLRTLAEAWPHREEVDSRLAPPETDALLQQLWRAWSRPLAGATRTVIKATSGCNGLIAPLLAQQPALRALLLDMPLRPYLATLLKSADSVRDAAVAAGERLRDLHAHGYGDDVMLHALSLPQQCAMGWLAERVRFAALAQAHPQHFLRVDFEHLLAHPQAVLQAIAAHLSLDPAGVAAALQAPAWGRYAKAQDHGYGRDDRAHDLALAMQRHADGISEGVAWVDARLQRHPQLQALA comes from the coding sequence ATGACGCCGCTCGCCGATCCGCACTTCCTGCCCTTCAAGCTCGATCCGGTGACGCGTCGCGTGCTGCTGCTGCGCATGGACGCCGTGCAGCGCCGCGAGGCCGCGTTCCTCGACGAGCGCGCACTGAAGCCGGACGCCGAAGGCGGCTGGTTGCCGCTGGCGACATTGCGCGATGCCACGCTGGAACCGGCGCCACCGGCCGCCGCGATCTTCCACATCGGCCACTGCGGTTCGACCCTGCTCAGCCGCCTGCTCGAAGCCTGGCCGGGCGTGCAATCGCTGCGCGAACCGCTGCCGCTGCGCACGCTGGCGGAGGCGTGGCCGCACCGCGAGGAAGTCGATTCGCGCTTAGCGCCGCCGGAAACCGACGCGTTGCTGCAGCAGTTGTGGCGGGCCTGGTCGCGACCGCTGGCGGGCGCCACCCGCACCGTGATCAAGGCCACCAGCGGCTGCAACGGCCTGATCGCACCGCTGCTGGCGCAACAGCCGGCGCTGCGCGCGTTGCTGCTGGACATGCCGTTGCGGCCGTACCTGGCGACGCTGCTCAAGTCCGCCGATTCGGTGCGCGATGCCGCGGTCGCGGCCGGCGAACGCCTGCGCGACCTGCACGCGCACGGCTACGGTGACGACGTGATGTTGCACGCGCTGTCGCTGCCGCAGCAGTGCGCGATGGGCTGGCTGGCCGAACGCGTGCGCTTCGCCGCCCTGGCGCAGGCGCACCCGCAGCACTTCCTGCGCGTCGATTTCGAGCACCTGCTGGCGCACCCGCAGGCGGTGCTGCAGGCGATCGCCGCGCATTTGTCGCTCGATCCGGCCGGCGTGGCTGCGGCGCTGCAGGCGCCGGCGTGGGGCCGCTACGCCAAGGCGCAGGACCACGGCTACGGCCGCGACGACCGCGCCCACGACCTCGCGCTGGCGATGCAGCGCCACGCCGACGGCATCAGCGAAGGCGTGGCCTGGGTGGACGCGCGGCTGCAGCGGCACCCGCAGTTGCAGGCGCTGGCCTGA